The following DNA comes from Riemerella anatipestifer ATCC 11845 = DSM 15868.
CGCCCACAAGCTGGAGACAAAGAAGAAATACACTATCCCTGATAAACTAGACGCACTTATAGACTACTACATACAATTTAGAAGTGTAGAGGATAAAACGCAGGGTAAAAAACCAATATCAGCAAACACCATTAAAAAATACAGAGGGCTAAAAAGTACCCTGATGAAGTTTAATAAGAACCTCATCGTAACGGATATAAATAATATCTTTCGTAACAAACTAGTAAAATGGTTTAATGAGCAAGGGTACACGGCACAAACCCAAACTAAGTATTTGAAAGATATAAAAATGTTGTGCAAGTTTGCAGAAACCGAGCATAACATTAGCAAAGATGTTTTATCCTGGAAGATAGACCGCAACCCTGATAATGTAACTAAGGGGCTTTACCTCAACTTTGATAAACTAGCTATCCTAGAAACGCTAGACCTTACAGGCAGTTTAGATGAGGTTAGAGATTGGCTTTTAATTTCGTGTTATACAGCGTTAAGGGTTTCAGAACTTTTCAGCTTAGATACTGCCAATATAGTAGAAGACCCCAACGGTCGCAAGTTTATAAAGGTTATAGAGAAGAAAAACCGCAACGCAAAAGATAAGGGTATAAAGTACACGGCATTACTCCCTAAAGTAGTGGATATAATGAGCAAAAGAGGCGGTAAATTCCCTAAAGTGATAAGCGAACCATATTATAACCGTCAATTAAAAAAACTCTGCAAAATCGCAGGATTTGATGAGGTGGTACAAAGTGCAAAGATAGAAGCCACCGAGAACGGAAACAGAAGAATAGAGGGCGAATATCCTTTTTATGAATTAGTAACCTCGCATATAGGAAGACAAACATCGGTTACTCTATTCGGGCAGTTTATGGATACCGAAACTATGCAGATGATGACTAACCACCACGACAAAACCCTCCTAGAGCATTACAACAAAATAGATATAGACACTAAACAGCTACAAAAGGCAAAAAAGGTTTACGAAGCCTTTAAAAATATGAACATTACCCCTGAACAACTAAACTAATACTTTAAGACAATGGATTTTAATTTACCTCATCTACCGCCTACCGCAGAAATAGAGACCACCGCAGTATTAAAACAACTGACAAAGTCTCATAGATACCTAGCTGAACTAAAGGGGACGGTAAAGACGATACCCAACGAGCATATTTTAATCAATACTCTAGCGTTGCAAGAGGCTAAAGATAGTAGCGAGATAGAAAATATAGTAACCACCCACGACGAACTATATAAAGAAAATATTTTAATAGAGACTAAAAACCCTGCAACAAAAGAAGTATATAACTATGCTCAAAGTTTAAAGTTAGGCTTTGAAATAGTGCGTAAAGAGGGGTTATTATTAAACAAACATATCATAGCTATACAGCAAGAATTAGAGCGAAATAATGCAGGATTTAGGACACAAGCAGGGACTAAATTAGTTAATTCTTTAGGCGAGGTAGTTTATACCCCACCGCAAGAGACTAAGGCTATTTTAGACCTAATGGCAAACCTAGAAAGGTTCATCAATGATAATAGTTTTTCAGACTTAGACCCTTTGACTAAAATGGCGATTATACACTATCAGTTTGAGAGCATACACCCATTTTATGACGGTAACGGTAGAACAGGCAGGATTATAAATATTCTATACCTAGTATTGCAGGGACTTTTAGATTTACCTGTATTGTATTTGAGCCGTTATATCACACAGAACAAACAGAAATATTATCAAGTATTGCAAGGGGTAAGAAGTGAGAACGATTGGGAAAGTCTTATTTTATACCTCATCAAAGGCGTTGAGGTTACAGCAATACAGACCATTGATTTAGTTCAAAATATAAAAACACTAATGCAGGAGACTAAATATAAACTTCGTAACGATTTACCGAAGCTGTATAGTCAGGACTTGCTGAATAACCTATTTAAAAATCCTTACACTAAAATAGAGTTTTTGGAGAAAGATTTAGGGGTATCGTACCAAACCGCAAGAAAGTATTTAGAACTACTATCAGAACATAAGTATCTAAATAAAATACAGGTAGGTAAGTACAGCTACTATATCAATGAGCCACTACTAAATTTATTTATACAATAACCCACCTTTATACAAAAACGCTGTTTTGCATAAACGAACCTCCTAACCTTTATGTAAAAACGCTGTTTTGTATAAACGAAAATAAGATAACGGTAAATAAACGCCCTTTTTTACCATATAAAAAAATTGTTGAATTGTAAACTTGAACACTATGGAAATACCCTTTTACACCTCTTTTAAAGAGTTTAAGGATAACTATAAAACCGATTTAGAAAAGTGGCTAAGTATATACCCTGACGGCAACGAAGATGAATTTTTAAAAGAAGTTAAGGAACTATACGAGCCTTTTTTAAGGTGGAACGGCAATGAATTTGAGGAATTAGATAATCATACAATGGTATGTAAACAAGATAATGGGTATCATTTAGTTGTATCACAATATGATAGTGTGTTTATTACTAAAAAACAATTCAAAAACCTAAAATTCGCACTCCCTAAAATAGTAAATCATATAGAATCCATTATAAACATTAAAAAAAGTGCAAATGTTCGTTTATTGGGTAAAGTAAACCCTACAACAGGCGAAATAATACCACTAAAAGGGGACTTACCCTATAATTTATCCGATGACTTTAAAGACGAACCCACCACGCAGGAGGGTCGCAAGGGCTACAAAAAAATAAAAGTTAAAGGTTCTTTACAATCTATTGGATATATATTTTCTGAATTGATAGATAAAGGTTGGATAATACCACCTAAAAGGAACGGTAAAATAAATAAAACTGCCGTAGCAAGACTGATATTAGAACATTTTGAACTAATAGATAGAAAGAAACCAATAACAGAAGAATATGTAAGGAGAACTATAAGTACAAAAAAAATAGATAGCGGATTTAATAAAGATAAAATGGATAGATTTAAGATACCGTCTGAAAAAAGTATAAATTCAAAATAGCATCTGTAACCACTTATTTATTAGGTGGTTATTTTATTTTTCGGATATAAAAACGGATAGTACATTTTAAAAACGGCTAACTACTGCCTAAATGAACAATATACTTTTGCCCCATAATTCTAAACCAAAAAAATTATGGAGGCAATACAATTTATAGGGACGAACCCTAACGAACTAATCAAAGCGATTTCTAACGCTATTGTTCCTGAATTGGAGCAAAGACTATCAAAACAATTTCAACCCAAAGAACCCACAACCTACCTCACACGGAAAGAGGTATGCGAATTACTGCATATAGATTACTCCACTCTGAACCGTTGGGCAAAGGGCGGTAAGCTAACGGCGTACGGTATAGGTAATAGGGTATATTACAAACGCAAAGAAGTAGAGGCATTAGTAGATAAAGGTAAAATCAAATACTAATAAAAAAAGGAAGCCCAAAAGCCCCCTTTAATTGTTGAATTGTAACACCAATAAACGGCATTTACATAGGGCAAATATAGGTAAAAAAGTTATAAATCATAAACACTAAAATATAAAAATGAACGAGTTAATCAAAATTACAGAACAAAACGGCAAACAAGCCGTGTCAGCTAGAGAGTTACACTCTTTTTTAGAAAGTAAACAAGACTTTTCAACTTGGATAAAAAACAGGATTGAGAAATACGGATTTATAGAAGAGCAAGATTTTACGCTCCATAAATTTGTGGAGCGTGGAACTTGGAAGCACGAATATGTTTTAAGTATTGACACAGCGAAAGAGTTGGCAATGGTGGAGGGTAACGAAAAAGGCAAACAAGCGAGGCAGTATTTTATAGAGTGTGAAAAACGCCTGAAAAAACCACTTTCGCAGGTGGAGATAGTGGCACAATCCGCTCAATTATTATTGCAACAATCACAGCAACTAGAAACGCTACAAAAAGAAGTTAATCATATCAAGGCGAAGATAACCACAAGCGAGGAGAGTTTTATCACAATAGCAGGTTACGCCACACTAGAGAAAAAACGAATTGATAATAAAACAGCTTCTATCATAGGGCGTAAGGTAGCGAAATACTGCCGTGATAATGATATTATCATAGGGCAAATATTTGACCCTCGTTTTGGCTATGTTAATACTTACCCTAGAGATATTATTCAGATGTTTTTTTAGGACTAAGGGTATCTATTCTAAGACTACCTACCTCTACATAATCCCCTTGCTCGTTTTGGATATATAAAGGTGTTTCGTTGTTGTTAGTATCTTTAGTAGAATTAAAAAGGTCTTTTATATCTACATTTAAAAAAGTGGCAATATCTAAAAGGGTTTGAGGTTTGGGGAAGTTCCTCCCTACTATAATATTGGAAATTGTTGTAACAGAAACGCCGATACCGTCTGCTAATTCTTTACCTGTTACCCCTTTATCTTTTAGTACTTCCTTTAATTTTAAAATATTTTCAGTTTCCATATTGTTGTTTTTATACGGCAAATATATGATAAATAAGTGATACTTATATTTTTTAAAATAAAAATTAAATAAAACTTGTATAATATTCAAATAACACTTATATTTGCAAAGTAAAAAAGTAAGTGTTATTTAATTTTATAAAAACATAAACATTATGCAAGTGGTAAGTCAAAACAGAATAGAGAAGATAGCAAGAAATATTAACGCAATGGATATTTATTATCAATATTCAGACGATGCGAGAGAGTGGAGATTTTGGAATGATTTAAACAACAAGTTAAGAAAGATATTAAAAGGGTTAAGCCCAGAAGTAAAAGAGCAAATAAGACAACTATGTAACGAGCAAGAAGCTAAATATTTTAACCTTATCTAAAATAGAATATTATGGAAAAATTCAGAACCCAAGTATTTAAGAGAGCCTACGAGATAAAGAAAGAAACAGGTAAAGCGTGGGCGGTGTGTTTATCCAAAGCGTGGCAGTTGTATAGTCTTGCAAAAAAGATGAAGAATGAAATAATCACTTTCTACTATGAGAAAAAAGACGGCTCACTAAGAAAGGCAAAGGGGACACTAAAAGATGAGGTAGTAACCTATACATCAAAAGGTGGAGCAAGTAGCCCTAAAGTATTTACTTATTACGATATAGAAGTAGGGGCATTTAGAGCCTTTAAAGTAGCAAATTTTATAAAATAAACCACTATGACAACCCAATCCAACAATGGGCAGATAAGCCCCAAAAGAACCTATTTAGAGCCTTATATGGTAAAACACCTAGAACAGTTGCTCAACAGCGAAGAGGCTTATAATAACCTACTAGCTAACCTTTGGCGAGTGCGTTCAGGACTGCACGAGGTAGCCTCTAATAATCCACAAGTAAAGGAGATGACGAACTCTATAAATGAGATTATGGGGTGTTTATTACCCTTAGAACCTCAACGATTGCAGACCATATCAGACCAAGCAAAAGGCATTTATCCACTCAAAGAGACTATACTTTACGCCAACGGTAATAAGTATAGGGTAAAACTAAAGCCCATTGATAATTTACAAGAGGGGGCAGATATTATAACGGTAGAGGGTAAACCTTACGAGGTACTAGAGCGTGAAAAACTTAATCAAATAACAGTAACTAACTAAAAAACAAATAAAATGAGAATAATAAACAGCATCAGCAGTATCTACGAAAGTGAACTGAAAAATGCAGAAAACAAAAGACCAACCTTAGTATATGATGAGGATTTTGGAACAAATACAGACTATTTTAACAGCTTTGAGTTGTCTTTGTACTTGTTAGAGATAATGGATAACACCCATAATCTAAACCTATTCTTAGAGGGGTTGGGTATGCCCAAAGTAAATGCAGATATATTTTACACTTTGCTGAGGTATATCATAGAAAACAAAGAAATTACAGAAGAACACAAACAAACCTATTTCAATACCACAAAGGAGTTGTACAGGATAAGTAATGTATTTTGGTATGTATCGCAAACTGTATCTTTTGTACCTGATTGGGATATAGACTGTTTCATTTTTGATGTAAGAAATGACCTTAACGATGACTACCCTGATATTTACGAAAGGGCAATGAAAGGGGATATAACCTATGACGAGTTTTTAGATGAGATTAAGACACTCAACAACCGAGTATTTGAGAAATTAAACCAAGATACCGCCTAAAACAAACCACTAAAAACGCAATAAAATATAGGGGTGCAGGTTGTCAGCAAACCGCTGACGAACCGCTGACAAACCAAAGGCAAACCAACGAATAACCTAACTATAACCGAAAGATAACCTAACCATAACCAAAGGATAACCAAAGGATAACCAAAATAATAAAATTATGAACGCACAAAAGGAGGGCTACAAAGCCATAATAAAAGAACTACCTGAAAGAATGACAACGGTATTAAAACAGATAGAGCAATTAGGAGAGTGCACCTATACGGAACTCGCAAACGCCTACAATATAAACACCAATCTAGTAACCAACCGTATTAGCGACCTGCAAAAGGTGGGTTTAATCCGAAAGATAGGCACGAAAGAATGCAACGGCAGACAGCAAACCATATTTAAGGTATGCAGTTTAGACGAAGCTAAAGAAATACAAAAACAGTTATACATAGAGTACCGCACCAAGCGAGAGGATTTGGAAACGGACTTTATAACCTTAGCCAATAAGACCGAAACGACAAAAGACCTCATCAGAGGCAAAATAGAATACTATAAAACTAAAATAGATTTACTGATGAGGTTTGCGGTCTAACCTCATCAGATAAACCAAATAAAACGCTAATTGTCGCTAATCATCACTTAATAAAATGTAATATGATAGATTATATCCGTGCGAAGTACGAAGCCCCTTATCAACTTAGAACCGAGTTAATGGATTTTATCACAGAGGTAAACACCACAACAGGCGAAACGAGTGGTAAAATGGTAGGGTTATACAACCAAATGAAGATAATACAATACCCCTCTAGGAGTGTATATATAGAGGGCAGTTTGCATAAGTTTTTTAATAAGGCAGATTTTAACGGTAACGATTTTAATAGTCAGGATTTATCCGTAACCCTTTACGAGATAGAAAGGGTACTAGGTTTAACACCTCAACACCTAAAGCTGACTAACTTAGAATTTGGGGTAAATGTAACGCTCCCTTTTGACCCTCAAAAGGTACTCAATAACCTACTATTTTACCAAGATAAAGAGTTTACCAAGAGCATAACGGCAGGTAACTTTAGAGAGGTGGAAAAAACGCAGTATTTCGTAAAGATATACGACAAGTACAGGCAGTATAACGGCGATGATATAGAGGTAACCATAGTTAAGAACATACAGCCGAATACTTTTCGTTTTGAAATGAAGTACAGGAAAATGGAAAAACTCAACGATGTAGGTATAACTTACCTTACGGACTTATTGGATACTGAAAAAGTGGAGCAATTAAAATACAGGCTACTAGAGTGTTTTAACGAGGTCTATTTTTACGATTTTACAATGCGTACCGATAAGATGAACAAGAGGGAGAAAGAAGCCATAAAAGACTACTGCAACCCTAATTTTTGGAGTAATATAGATGATAAGCGTAAAAAACATAAACACAAGCAGGATTATAATAAAATCGTTGTGAAACATAGCCAAAATATCAAGGCTAAAATATCCAATTTAATAGCTGAAAAATGGGACGAACTTTTGGCAAAAAGTGGTGACCAAATGACCGATATTTTAAATCAAAAGTGGCGACCAAATGACCAAGATTTAAGCAGTAAAAGTGGTGACCAAATGACCGATATTTTGGAACCCCAAAAAGCGACCAAATGCCAACTAGTATATAGTGTCATTCGGTCGCCTTTTACCCCTCTTGAAAAAACGGCTAAAAACGGAATAAAAAAAGAGGGTAAAAATGGGGCGATTGAAGACGAAAAAAAAGAGAGGGTTTGCGAGGTTACGAAATTGGATATTTCAATGCAGAAAAAAGGGAGCAAATTTTTATGTTTCACGGGGCTAAAATATTATTGGAAAAATGAGCGAAAAATATTCAACGATTTAGAGAAAAAATATCTGCCGAGAAATAAGAGGGGTGTAAATTTGGAAGACAAGATTTATTTCATCGCTCACAATATCCGAAACGCTAAGTTCAACAAGAAACACAACAGGGCTAAGTTTGAGGCTAGGCATTACCCTGATTGGCAAATGCGGTTATTTTAACCAAAAACACCTCAAAAATCAATTTAAAAACATTTCTAATGTTAGGATATTACTTAGTAAAATATAATTGATTTTTGATGCCTTAAAATCATTTTTAAAGATAAGGGTAAAATATGAACCCAATGGGCACGGTTTAATTTACTTTTAGTTTAGTCCTCTCCATATTACCAATTATTTACATTTACACTATCACTTACACTATCGGCATTTTTAGCATTGTTTGGTATGCGATTTATGCGAGTGGCATTTTTTGGTTACGCTCAATATCCGTATTTGAAAAATAAGAAGGTTTTAATCTATCTAAATACTCAAAATACAGAAAAGTAAACTAATGGTTTACTTTTAATCCGCTTAAACTTACTGTTTGTATTCCCCTTTGTGTTACCGTTTGCGTCCGTATTATGGGCACTATCTAAAATAACATCTATTTGATACAGTTTCTGACACGGTTCTTGATACGGTTGTTAATACAGTTATTGATACAGTTGTTTATATTTGTAATATGGAAGACACAAAGGGACTAGGATATACGAGTGCAGATAATAAACCTTTATTTAAACTAATGGAGACGGTGTGTATCACTCGTAAGAGTAGAAACCCCTTTATAAACTTTGAATGCTTCGCTAGTGCCTTACAAGTAAACACAAAGAAGTTACATAGTATGCTAAAAGATAGGCAAATTCCTGATGAGGTTATCGTTGGAGGGTATGAGGCTTTAAATCCAAAGAAACGCCCTTTATTCTACCGAGATAAGGCACTAGAGTATATAAAACAGTTGGGGTAAATATAGGCTAAACTAGGGTAAATATGGGGTAAAATGGGGTAAGTTAGAAAAGCGGTAATGTTCGGTAAATATTCGGTAAACTGCGGTAAAAGAGAAAGGAAAAAGGTTCATTAAATATTCACTAAACTTCACTAAAACGAAATGTTCAGTAAATATTCAGTAAACTTCAGTAAAAATAACCTCATCAAATATTTAATGTTTTTAATATCCTCTAAGGGGAATTTTTGGAGTCCATAAAAAAGGGTAACAGTTGTTACATTCTGACACTATAAAAAGGGTAGGTTGATAGGGGGTAAAAATACCCCCTTTTCATTTATTCAAAATGAGGGTTAAAATGAGTAAAACGCCCCTCGGTGGTTACAACGGTGGTAACAAATTTTCAAAAAATAAGTTAAAATATTGATTATCAATATATGGTTGTAGTCCTCATAGGGCTACAAACTACGCTTTTAGGCACTTTTCACGAAGTGCCTTTTATTTTTTCTGTAAATAATCAGAGATAGAATTAAGTGAGAACAAAGAATTTTCTGAATAGAAAGCCCTAACTTTGCAAGATATAATTTTTTTGAAATGCAAATCGGAATTACTCAAACACTCGAAATAAAAGAAAAAACAGATAATGGTTGGTTACTTGCATCAGCTAGCGGTGAACAATGCCTACTCCCTAATATTTTCACTTTACCTAATATGGAGATAGGGGACAGCCTAGAGGTATTTGTTTATCAAGATGAAGGAATCCTCAAAGCGACTACGGAAATACCTCTTTGCCAAGTTAATGAATTCGCCGTTCTCAACTGTGTGCAAGTATTGCCTAGCGGTGCTTTTATGGACTTAGGGATTATCAAAGATTTATTTGTACCTTATAAACAACAAAAGGGTAAAATGCAAGAGGGAAAACGCTATCTTATCTATGTTTATATAGATGAAGAAACAGGGTTACTTACAGGAACTACCAAATTTAAAAGAAATCCTCAATATCAAAATTTATCATTAAAGAAAGGGGAGAAGGTAAACCTTATTCTCATGAATGAAACAGAATTAGGGTGGAATGTTATTATTAACCAAAAGTACATTGGATTGGTTTATAGTTCAGATGTTTACCAAAAACTTTATCCATTAAACGAAATAGAGGGGTATATTAAAAACATCAGAGAAGATGGTAAAATAGATGTAAGTCTGCAACCTGAAGGTTATACTAATATAGATGAATTCAAACAAAAAATATTAGATAAACTAGATGAAAATTATGGATTACTCTATCTATCTGACCAGTCATCTCCAGAAGAAATAAAGACTGAACTCCAGATGAGTAAAAAGAATTTTAAAAAAGCCATTGGAGGTCTTTATAAAGACAAAGTGATAGAAATTTTAGACGATAAAATTAAACTTCTATAAAAATGACTAAGACTATTTTTTATCTAAAAACCTGTAGCACTTGCAAAAGAATTATGCAAAATTTAGATTTATCAGGTTGGAATTTAAGAGAAATCAAAAGCGAGCCTATAAACGAAGAAGAGCTTTCCCAGATGTATGCTATTACAAAGTCTTATGAAGAGCTTTTTAGTAAGCGTTCTACTCAAATTAAAACAAACAATATAGATGTAAAAAAGTTGAAAGAAGAAGACTTCAAAACACTTTTGTTACAGCATTATAGCTTCTTAAAACGACCTGTATTTCTTGTAGGGAAAGAAGATATCTATATAGGTAATAGCCCTAAAACTATAGAGGCATTACAACAAAAGTATTTTTAGAAAAAAGAAGGGGCAAAATCAGCCCCCTTTATTTAATATTGTTGTTAAGCTAGTCTTTCCAAAAGCTCCATTTAGTTCCATTAAAAACAGCCAACCTTTTAGCTCCTGATTTGTTTATAAAAACCATCATTCCTGGAGCTGGATTTATTATATTTTTAAAATCATTTACAATAGGTAATACCATTGCTTTAGATTGAGACTCCAAAACTAACACGCCATCAGCAGAAGTATTTGGATCTCCAATAATCACTTTAGAATCACTTTCATCTCCTACTCCAACAGGCTGGTATAATAAGCTAGAAGTAACATTGCCATCTTGTTGACTTAAATCAATCCAACTTCCATTGAAGTATTTCATTCTAGCTTTTTCGGGATTTTGAACATCTAAAACAATTGTTCCCTCTACTGGTGATGAAGGCAATTCTCTTACATAAGGTACTACAATCCCTCTGTTTTCATTGTTAGAGAACTGTAATAAAATAGATTCTGTATCTGTTGTGTATGTGCCTATCTCTCCTCCAATAATCACTTGTGAAAGAGATTTTACAGAAACTAAAAGACAGAATATTGCAATTATATTTTTCATATTTTTTTATTATTATAATTTATTTTATCTAAGGACAAGCTGGAATATTATAACATTTCCAAGACCCATCACTATATATTTTTAAACATTTTTCGGTGGTATCGTATACTATCATACCTTCCTTAGGTTTAGTGATTGCTGTTTCTGGCTCTGCCATTCTTGTTACAACAAATCCTTTTTTATTTGATTCTAAAACTGTCCATGCTCCTTTTCTTAACATAGGCCAGTCATCTGTTGATGCAACTTCATTATGGCTACCAGCTCTTTTTAATAGTGTAATTCCATGATTTGTAGAAAGTGCATCTCCAATAGTTGTAGGTTCTTCATAACAAGCCCCTATGAGATT
Coding sequences within:
- a CDS encoding SH3 beta-barrel fold-containing protein produces the protein MEKFRTQVFKRAYEIKKETGKAWAVCLSKAWQLYSLAKKMKNEIITFYYEKKDGSLRKAKGTLKDEVVTYTSKGGASSPKVFTYYDIEVGAFRAFKVANFIK
- a CDS encoding arsenate reductase family protein; translated protein: MQNLDLSGWNLREIKSEPINEEELSQMYAITKSYEELFSKRSTQIKTNNIDVKKLKEEDFKTLLLQHYSFLKRPVFLVGKEDIYIGNSPKTIEALQQKYF
- a CDS encoding antA/AntB antirepressor family protein, encoding MNELIKITEQNGKQAVSARELHSFLESKQDFSTWIKNRIEKYGFIEEQDFTLHKFVERGTWKHEYVLSIDTAKELAMVEGNEKGKQARQYFIECEKRLKKPLSQVEIVAQSAQLLLQQSQQLETLQKEVNHIKAKITTSEESFITIAGYATLEKKRIDNKTASIIGRKVAKYCRDNDIIIGQIFDPRFGYVNTYPRDIIQMFF
- a CDS encoding tyrosine-type recombinase/integrase, with product MANIIFYLRGTKEPKKVYLRYRPNRDFDLHINTPFVIHSENWDDTTKQWDTSQIVKGAKTIETKKQNAEILDFNKRIETFKLDISNQIDNNLNLTAPQLKEHLKDFILKHYFAHKLETKKKYTIPDKLDALIDYYIQFRSVEDKTQGKKPISANTIKKYRGLKSTLMKFNKNLIVTDINNIFRNKLVKWFNEQGYTAQTQTKYLKDIKMLCKFAETEHNISKDVLSWKIDRNPDNVTKGLYLNFDKLAILETLDLTGSLDEVRDWLLISCYTALRVSELFSLDTANIVEDPNGRKFIKVIEKKNRNAKDKGIKYTALLPKVVDIMSKRGGKFPKVISEPYYNRQLKKLCKIAGFDEVVQSAKIEATENGNRRIEGEYPFYELVTSHIGRQTSVTLFGQFMDTETMQMMTNHHDKTLLEHYNKIDIDTKQLQKAKKVYEAFKNMNITPEQLN
- a CDS encoding helix-turn-helix domain-containing protein translates to MEAIQFIGTNPNELIKAISNAIVPELEQRLSKQFQPKEPTTYLTRKEVCELLHIDYSTLNRWAKGGKLTAYGIGNRVYYKRKEVEALVDKGKIKY
- a CDS encoding CvfB family protein, whose amino-acid sequence is MQIGITQTLEIKEKTDNGWLLASASGEQCLLPNIFTLPNMEIGDSLEVFVYQDEGILKATTEIPLCQVNEFAVLNCVQVLPSGAFMDLGIIKDLFVPYKQQKGKMQEGKRYLIYVYIDEETGLLTGTTKFKRNPQYQNLSLKKGEKVNLILMNETELGWNVIINQKYIGLVYSSDVYQKLYPLNEIEGYIKNIREDGKIDVSLQPEGYTNIDEFKQKILDKLDENYGLLYLSDQSSPEEIKTELQMSKKNFKKAIGGLYKDKVIEILDDKIKLL
- a CDS encoding helix-turn-helix domain-containing protein: METENILKLKEVLKDKGVTGKELADGIGVSVTTISNIIVGRNFPKPQTLLDIATFLNVDIKDLFNSTKDTNNNETPLYIQNEQGDYVEVGSLRIDTLSPKKTSE
- a CDS encoding Fic family protein, which produces MDFNLPHLPPTAEIETTAVLKQLTKSHRYLAELKGTVKTIPNEHILINTLALQEAKDSSEIENIVTTHDELYKENILIETKNPATKEVYNYAQSLKLGFEIVRKEGLLLNKHIIAIQQELERNNAGFRTQAGTKLVNSLGEVVYTPPQETKAILDLMANLERFINDNSFSDLDPLTKMAIIHYQFESIHPFYDGNGRTGRIINILYLVLQGLLDLPVLYLSRYITQNKQKYYQVLQGVRSENDWESLILYLIKGVEVTAIQTIDLVQNIKTLMQETKYKLRNDLPKLYSQDLLNNLFKNPYTKIEFLEKDLGVSYQTARKYLELLSEHKYLNKIQVGKYSYYINEPLLNLFIQ